One window of Desulfobacca acetoxidans DSM 11109 genomic DNA carries:
- a CDS encoding FtsB family cell division protein encodes MALPHAKRGSKSPVGGSNPSPMEKISGGRLYWVLLALLGLALGATLLFGNKGLYHLYQLRQERERLFQANLSLKDENERLVKTIDRLQNDREFIEDTIRKELNFIKKNEVIYQLAPEVGSGPKVTQAPALGPPPNPTARSKRTGR; translated from the coding sequence ATGGCCTTGCCGCATGCCAAGAGAGGGTCCAAGTCGCCTGTCGGTGGATCTAACCCGAGTCCCATGGAGAAGATTTCAGGAGGGAGGCTTTACTGGGTTCTGTTGGCGCTCCTCGGCCTGGCTCTCGGAGCTACATTGCTTTTCGGTAACAAAGGGCTCTATCATTTGTATCAGTTGCGGCAGGAGAGGGAGCGTCTGTTTCAGGCGAATCTCAGTCTGAAAGACGAAAATGAGCGTCTGGTGAAGACTATCGATCGCTTACAGAACGATCGGGAATTTATCGAAGATACAATCCGGAAAGAGCTTAATTTTATCAAGAAAAATGAAGTGATCTATCAATTAGCACCGGAGGTGGGTTCTGGTCCGAAAGTTACCCAGGCGCCTGCCTTAGGTCCCCCACCCAATCCTACGGCCAGAAGCAAACGGACCGGCCGTTGA
- the efp gene encoding elongation factor P → MYSTADFRKGLKIEWEGTPYLIADFQHVKPGKGGAFVRTKLKNLVNGRVVDQTFRSGEKVERPDLQEKDMQYLYREEDRFCFMDNETYEQIWLTADQLGDGKGFLQDNLNLKVIYYKNQPITVELPTFVELTVSHTEPGFRGDTASGGNKPATMETGAVIQVPLFIEVGDRLKVDTRTGSYVERLK, encoded by the coding sequence ATGTATTCTACGGCAGATTTTCGCAAGGGATTAAAGATCGAATGGGAGGGAACACCTTACCTTATCGCTGATTTTCAGCATGTCAAACCTGGCAAGGGTGGGGCCTTCGTCCGCACCAAGCTGAAAAACTTGGTCAATGGTCGGGTTGTTGACCAAACCTTTCGCTCCGGAGAAAAAGTCGAGCGGCCGGACCTGCAGGAAAAAGATATGCAGTATCTGTATCGCGAAGAAGATCGTTTCTGCTTTATGGACAACGAGACATATGAACAGATCTGGCTCACCGCCGATCAATTGGGTGACGGCAAAGGTTTTTTGCAGGACAATTTAAACCTCAAGGTGATCTATTACAAGAACCAACCCATAACTGTTGAATTGCCCACTTTTGTAGAGCTGACGGTGAGCCATACCGAACCCGGGTTTCGGGGAGACACCGCCAGCGGTGGCAACAAACCGGCCACCATGGAAACCGGCGCCGTCATTCAGGTGCCTTTGTTCATAGAGGTGGGGGACCGCCTGAAGGTGGATACCCGCACCGGCTCCTATGTAGAGCGTCTAAAATAA
- a CDS encoding 3D domain-containing protein: MRKIILLSLLGICLAVFSAPQPTVSLTMAVVKVTAYSHTGRTASGVRVQPGVVALSRDLERTLDMQFGEKVNLEGLGTFTFHDRMARSKRQQADIWFKSRSKAARFGVKRNILLVKMV, from the coding sequence ATGAGAAAGATTATACTATTATCATTATTGGGTATATGTCTAGCGGTTTTTTCCGCTCCCCAACCCACAGTTTCTCTCACTATGGCGGTAGTCAAGGTAACAGCCTATTCCCACACCGGTAGAACGGCTTCCGGCGTGCGCGTGCAACCCGGCGTAGTTGCTCTCAGCCGCGATCTAGAGCGAACCCTCGATATGCAATTTGGCGAAAAAGTCAACTTGGAAGGTTTAGGAACCTTTACCTTCCATGACCGGATGGCGCGCTCTAAAAGGCAACAGGCTGACATCTGGTTTAAATCCCGTTCCAAGGCCGCTCGCTTCGGAGTGAAACGCAATATTTTACTCGTGAAAATGGTATAA
- the rplU gene encoding 50S ribosomal protein L21 encodes MYAIVQTGGKQYRVQPGDVLRVERLAGEVGDDITLDQVLLVAAEDEFQVGRPLIDGAFIRGQILRQGRARKILVFKKKRRKDYRRLQGHRQQYTALQVKEIRLA; translated from the coding sequence GTGTACGCAATCGTTCAAACCGGCGGGAAACAGTATCGGGTGCAACCCGGCGACGTGCTGCGTGTAGAGCGTCTGGCAGGAGAAGTAGGGGACGATATCACGTTGGACCAGGTCCTTTTGGTAGCGGCCGAGGATGAATTTCAAGTAGGGCGGCCCCTGATTGACGGCGCCTTCATTAGGGGTCAGATCCTACGTCAGGGCCGGGCCAGAAAAATTCTGGTCTTCAAGAAGAAGAGACGCAAGGATTATCGGCGCTTACAGGGACATCGGCAGCAATACACCGCCTTGCAGGTTAAAGAGATCAGGTTAGCATAA
- the rpmA gene encoding 50S ribosomal protein L27 — translation MAHKKAGGSSRNGRDSHGQRRGVKRFSGQMVQAGNILVRQLGTRIHPGENVGMGRDYTLFAKVTGVVAYEAFGRNRKRVSVYPTP, via the coding sequence TTGGCACATAAAAAAGCCGGCGGTAGTTCCCGCAACGGCCGTGACAGTCATGGGCAGAGGCGTGGCGTCAAGCGTTTTAGCGGTCAAATGGTCCAGGCCGGCAATATTTTGGTTCGCCAATTGGGCACCCGTATTCATCCGGGAGAGAATGTCGGTATGGGCAGGGATTACACTCTGTTTGCCAAGGTTACCGGGGTGGTAGCCTACGAGGCTTTTGGCCGCAACCGGAAAAGGGTCAGCGTCTATCCGACACCGTAA
- the cgtA gene encoding Obg family GTPase CgtA, whose protein sequence is MPQRRFADEADIVVEAGCGGAGCVSFQRRRFQPRGAPDGGDGGDGGDVILVACSSLRTLANFRHQRHFRAQKGESGRGQLKKGAHGANLEIPVPPGTMVLDAGSGQLLADLVKVPDTVVVAQGGRGGKGNAHFGSSRLRSPRFAQSGEPGQQRQLRLELHLLADVGLIGSPNAGKTTLLARLTASKARGSSHPFSTLEPNLGVIQHEEHDSIIVADIPGLITGAHLGKGLGDRFLRHVQRTRLLLQVVDASVLDPTAPCAPVELIRKELGTYDPQLLLKKYLVVLNKIDLLSQDFPLPAVIAALQRCGWPCLALSALTGQGVARLEEMIWCQLETLSDVAA, encoded by the coding sequence GTGCCGCAACGGCGCTTTGCCGATGAAGCCGATATCGTTGTTGAGGCCGGGTGCGGCGGTGCTGGTTGTGTGAGTTTTCAGCGGCGGCGTTTTCAACCTAGAGGAGCGCCGGACGGGGGTGATGGGGGTGATGGTGGCGATGTCATCCTGGTAGCCTGCAGTTCGCTGCGGACGTTAGCCAATTTCCGCCATCAACGTCACTTTCGGGCCCAAAAAGGCGAATCTGGCCGCGGTCAGTTAAAAAAAGGGGCACATGGGGCCAACTTGGAAATTCCTGTCCCTCCCGGTACTATGGTGCTCGATGCTGGCAGCGGGCAATTATTGGCGGATTTGGTCAAAGTGCCTGATACCGTCGTAGTGGCTCAAGGCGGACGGGGGGGGAAAGGTAATGCTCATTTCGGTTCTTCTCGATTGCGTTCGCCGCGTTTTGCCCAATCAGGCGAGCCGGGGCAGCAGCGCCAGCTCCGCTTGGAATTACACCTTTTGGCTGACGTCGGTCTCATCGGGTCTCCCAATGCCGGTAAGACGACGCTTCTTGCCAGGCTGACGGCCTCCAAGGCCCGTGGCTCGAGCCATCCTTTCTCTACTTTAGAACCCAACTTAGGCGTCATCCAGCATGAAGAACATGATTCCATCATTGTGGCCGATATTCCGGGACTTATTACCGGGGCCCATTTGGGCAAAGGTCTAGGCGACCGTTTCCTGCGGCATGTGCAGCGTACTCGCCTGCTCCTGCAGGTGGTGGATGCTTCCGTGCTGGACCCGACGGCGCCCTGCGCTCCGGTAGAGCTCATTCGTAAAGAGCTGGGAACGTATGATCCTCAGCTGCTCCTCAAAAAGTATCTGGTGGTCCTGAATAAAATCGATCTGTTGTCTCAAGATTTCCCGCTGCCGGCAGTTATTGCCGCCTTACAACGGTGCGGTTGGCCCTGTTTGGCCCTTTCGGCGCTCACCGGTCAGGGCGTGGCGCGTCTGGAAGAAATGATCTGGTGCCAGTTAGAAACTCTTTCTGATGTTGCAGCCTAG
- the proB gene encoding glutamate 5-kinase, whose amino-acid sequence MLQPSQRKLLQSQIIARTRRVVIKVGSAVMTTAEGLNQAAIDELTDTMAHLLREGREVVLVSSGAIAAGFKKIGLTAKPRSIPQKQAVAAIGQTTLMQKYEQAFARHGVKVAQILLTRNDLANRRRYLNARNTLFTLLNWKVLPVINENDTVVVEEIQFGDNDNLSALISSVVQAGLLIILTDIDGLYDQDPRLHPEAKLIPLVEKIDLRLERAASRQPGIIGSGGMFSKIQAAKKAASVGIPTIIAHGLKPRIIQRLFDGAEEGTLFLSPAAKLSSRQYWLAYTTNPAGEIVVDDGARQVLRYQGKSLLPAGIIGVNGRFSAGAAVRLLDRGGEVIGIGLSNYSASDIACIKGLQTCNIQQSLGYKGYDEVVHRDNMVIFPESS is encoded by the coding sequence ATGTTGCAGCCTAGTCAAAGGAAACTTCTCCAAAGTCAGATTATTGCCCGAACCCGGAGGGTGGTCATCAAGGTGGGCAGTGCGGTGATGACTACCGCTGAGGGTTTGAATCAGGCGGCCATCGATGAATTGACCGATACTATGGCGCACCTGCTCCGGGAAGGGCGTGAGGTTGTCTTGGTATCCTCAGGTGCCATTGCCGCCGGTTTCAAGAAGATCGGTCTGACGGCCAAGCCCAGGTCAATCCCGCAGAAACAGGCGGTGGCTGCTATCGGTCAGACCACGCTGATGCAAAAATACGAGCAGGCCTTTGCCCGCCACGGTGTCAAGGTGGCGCAGATCCTCTTGACCCGCAATGATCTGGCCAATCGGCGCCGCTATCTAAATGCCCGCAACACTCTCTTTACCCTGTTAAATTGGAAGGTGCTGCCGGTTATTAACGAAAATGATACGGTGGTAGTAGAGGAGATTCAATTCGGGGACAACGATAATCTTTCGGCCCTGATCAGCAGCGTCGTTCAAGCCGGTCTTTTGATCATTTTAACGGATATCGATGGGTTGTACGATCAGGATCCCCGCTTACACCCGGAGGCCAAATTAATTCCGCTGGTCGAAAAAATCGATCTCCGGTTGGAGCGCGCTGCCAGTCGCCAACCTGGTATCATCGGTTCCGGAGGGATGTTCAGCAAGATTCAGGCGGCCAAAAAAGCCGCCAGCGTCGGCATTCCCACCATCATTGCCCACGGCTTGAAGCCGCGCATTATCCAACGGCTGTTTGATGGAGCCGAAGAAGGGACCTTATTTTTGTCGCCCGCCGCCAAATTGAGCAGCCGGCAATACTGGCTGGCTTACACTACTAATCCGGCCGGGGAAATTGTCGTGGACGATGGCGCCCGGCAGGTTTTGCGGTATCAGGGGAAGAGCCTGTTGCCGGCTGGGATTATCGGGGTCAACGGCCGCTTCAGTGCCGGAGCGGCGGTTCGTCTCTTGGACCGGGGCGGGGAGGTCATCGGCATCGGGCTCAGCAATTATTCTGCCAGTGACATAGCCTGTATTAAGGGTCTGCAGACCTGCAACATTCAGCAGTCGCTGGGGTATAAGGGCTATGATGAAGTAGTGCACCGGGATAATATGGTTATTTTTCCGGAATCGTCGTAA
- a CDS encoding glutamate-5-semialdehyde dehydrogenase, which yields MDMATVVKHMAQEAKAAARSLAVLPTAVKNQALAGLAQSLEQHRELIQEENQKDIVEAKKQNYPAAFIDRLTLSDKVLKSMVQGLHDVIHLPDPVGAVTSMWRRPNGLLVGRQRIPLGVIGFIYESRPNVTVDAGALCLKSGNAVILKGGKEAIRSNLALSRLMAQALSEVGAPAAAVQVIPTTEREAVVELLKLDELIDIVIPRGGEGLIRFVAENSRIPVLKHYKGVCHILVDADADLEMAETICFNAKVQRPGVCNAMETLLIHQDVARRFIPRMFARFREAGVELRGCPETCALDPQVKPAVATDWGYEFSDLILAVKVVPDLEAALDHIARYGSYHTEAIVTQNYGHAQRFLNEVDSSVVLVNASTRFNDGGELGLGAEIGINTSKLHAFGPMSLEELTTTKFIVYGSGQIRQ from the coding sequence ATGGACATGGCTACAGTTGTAAAGCATATGGCCCAGGAGGCCAAGGCGGCGGCTCGCAGTTTGGCGGTGCTGCCCACCGCCGTGAAAAACCAGGCCCTGGCTGGTTTGGCCCAGAGTCTGGAACAGCATAGGGAACTTATCCAGGAAGAAAACCAGAAGGACATTGTGGAGGCAAAAAAGCAGAATTATCCGGCGGCCTTTATTGATCGACTCACTTTGTCCGATAAGGTTCTTAAGTCTATGGTACAGGGCCTCCACGATGTTATCCACCTGCCTGATCCGGTGGGGGCGGTCACTTCTATGTGGCGGCGTCCCAATGGCCTGTTGGTGGGACGGCAGCGCATTCCTTTAGGGGTAATCGGGTTTATTTACGAGTCGCGGCCAAATGTTACGGTTGACGCCGGAGCGTTATGTCTCAAGAGCGGTAACGCAGTCATCTTGAAGGGCGGTAAAGAGGCCATCCGCTCTAACCTGGCTCTCAGCCGCCTCATGGCGCAGGCCCTATCCGAGGTCGGCGCTCCGGCGGCCGCCGTGCAGGTCATTCCCACTACGGAGCGGGAAGCGGTGGTGGAGCTGTTGAAACTTGATGAACTGATCGACATTGTCATCCCGCGCGGGGGAGAGGGGCTGATTCGTTTTGTGGCGGAGAATTCCCGTATCCCGGTGCTGAAGCATTACAAAGGTGTTTGCCATATCCTGGTGGATGCCGACGCCGATCTGGAGATGGCCGAAACTATCTGTTTCAATGCCAAGGTGCAGCGTCCGGGGGTGTGCAACGCCATGGAAACCCTGCTCATTCATCAGGATGTGGCGCGGCGTTTTATTCCCCGCATGTTTGCCCGTTTTCGGGAGGCAGGGGTTGAGCTCCGGGGTTGTCCCGAGACTTGTGCACTGGATCCCCAGGTAAAGCCGGCCGTTGCCACTGACTGGGGCTATGAATTTTCAGACTTGATTCTAGCAGTGAAAGTTGTTCCCGATCTGGAGGCCGCCCTAGATCATATCGCCCGCTACGGCTCGTATCATACGGAAGCTATTGTGACGCAAAATTATGGTCATGCCCAGCGCTTTTTGAATGAGGTGGATTCTTCGGTGGTGCTGGTGAACGCTTCTACCCGGTTTAACGACGGCGGAGAGTTGGGGTTGGGCGCCGAGATCGGCATCAATACCTCGAAACTGCATGCCTTCGGGCCCATGAGCCTGGAAGAGCTGACCACCACCAAATTTATCGTTTATGGGTCGGGACAGATCCGACAATGA
- the nadD gene encoding nicotinate-nucleotide adenylyltransferase, with translation MRLGLFGGTFNPIHYGHLRAAEEAVEILQLQRLLFIPAARPPHKNTKTVTPFAIRLAMTRLAVAEIPHFDVSDIENQRPEKSYSIETLRLFRRQFGSEVEIFFIVGLDAMLEIDTWKDYQDLFTLSHFFVLDRPGYDPCDLERILRRKVDPQGVYQADARVFQHSSGNCIYFRPTTHLDISSSRIRLLASRGQSLRFLLPEEVRRFILDNKVYG, from the coding sequence GTGCGCCTGGGACTTTTTGGGGGCACTTTTAATCCGATTCATTACGGTCACTTGCGGGCTGCTGAAGAAGCTGTGGAGATTCTGCAGTTGCAGCGCCTCCTGTTTATTCCGGCGGCTCGGCCCCCCCACAAGAACACCAAGACAGTAACCCCTTTTGCCATCCGGCTGGCCATGACCCGCCTGGCGGTAGCTGAGATCCCGCATTTTGATGTCTCAGATATCGAAAATCAGCGGCCGGAAAAGTCTTACTCCATTGAGACCCTGCGGCTCTTTCGTCGGCAATTTGGCTCCGAGGTCGAGATTTTTTTCATTGTCGGTCTGGATGCCATGCTTGAGATCGACACCTGGAAAGATTATCAAGACCTGTTTACCCTCTCTCATTTCTTTGTATTAGACCGGCCGGGCTACGACCCCTGCGATTTGGAACGGATTTTACGCCGCAAAGTTGACCCGCAGGGTGTCTATCAGGCGGATGCCAGAGTTTTCCAACACTCGTCCGGTAATTGTATTTATTTTCGTCCTACTACCCATTTGGATATCTCTTCCAGTCGCATCCGCCTCCTGGCTAGTCGGGGGCAATCACTGCGTTTCCTCTTGCCGGAGGAGGTAAGACGGTTTATATTGGATAATAAGGTATATGGTTAG
- the rsfS gene encoding ribosome silencing factor, with protein sequence MWTTKLYRYGRNLTAESKSTLSAQEKVDLCVNSLREKKAIDVVVLDVRPMSSFADFFIICSGASHRQVQALAEHVEAVMRQHGLRPLGVEGSQEARWILLDCNDVIIHIFYQPWREFYDLEGLWLEAPRQSAPESIVQGAES encoded by the coding sequence ATTTGGACCACGAAACTCTATAGGTACGGGAGAAACCTTACGGCAGAGAGCAAATCCACTTTAAGCGCTCAGGAGAAGGTTGATTTATGCGTCAACAGTCTTAGGGAAAAAAAGGCTATTGATGTGGTGGTCCTGGATGTTCGGCCGATGTCCTCCTTTGCCGACTTTTTTATCATCTGCTCCGGTGCCTCGCATCGGCAGGTGCAAGCTCTGGCCGAACATGTCGAAGCGGTCATGCGGCAGCACGGTTTGAGGCCTTTGGGGGTGGAAGGGTCGCAGGAGGCGCGGTGGATATTGTTGGACTGCAACGACGTCATCATTCATATTTTTTATCAACCATGGCGGGAATTCTACGATCTTGAAGGACTCTGGCTGGAAGCTCCCCGGCAATCTGCGCCTGAGTCGATTGTCCAGGGTGCTGAAAGTTAA
- a CDS encoding M48 family metallopeptidase, with translation MMQSMRRSRLLAPFTLMLCWVLAFPPAAFGFFGSLTIEKEKQIGEEFCLQLQQYYPVVRDPFLASYINAVGQKLVQQLGSQPFQFRFFIIEDPSYNAFAVPGGYVFVNTGLIRIMEREDELAGVLAHEITHIHQRHMAKRMDKAKFGNIAALVGGLAAVLLGGAAAAPILAGTMAGAETAMLKYSRDDEREADTLGFKWATKAGYDPRYMMSVFRKMARQRWFEGSDIPVYLKTHPELESRIVDLSHLYATYELNHQERPINPAFTYFRQRMEALYGNPQRMKRELLIRLSHEPDNVPYRYSLALIYKRLGDRSKAAEAYQQALNRDPYNDMIKRDLAIFYYESNRPQEAQTLFKELLQRNSRDEVSLYYLGLILQDRRQVDEALPLFEKLHGINPAFTEVYYNLGALYGEKQRLGPAHYYLGLHSRMAKDLPTALFHFRKALTYLGAQEKYHDEAQAEVFRLERMRVRVSN, from the coding sequence ATGATGCAGTCAATGCGGCGAAGCAGACTGCTGGCGCCGTTCACTCTCATGCTGTGCTGGGTGCTTGCTTTTCCACCGGCTGCTTTTGGCTTTTTCGGCAGCTTGACAATTGAGAAGGAGAAGCAGATCGGCGAGGAATTCTGTCTCCAGTTGCAGCAGTATTATCCAGTGGTGCGGGACCCCTTTCTGGCTTCCTACATCAATGCTGTAGGCCAAAAACTGGTCCAGCAGTTAGGTTCGCAGCCCTTCCAGTTCCGTTTTTTTATTATTGAAGACCCTTCCTATAATGCCTTTGCCGTACCCGGCGGCTATGTCTTTGTGAATACTGGTCTTATCCGCATCATGGAACGGGAGGATGAGTTGGCCGGGGTGTTGGCCCATGAAATCACCCATATTCATCAACGTCACATGGCCAAGCGTATGGATAAGGCCAAGTTTGGCAACATTGCCGCCCTAGTCGGCGGCTTGGCGGCGGTGCTGCTGGGCGGTGCGGCGGCCGCGCCCATTCTGGCCGGCACCATGGCCGGGGCGGAGACCGCCATGCTCAAATACAGCCGGGATGATGAACGGGAGGCTGACACTCTGGGGTTTAAATGGGCCACCAAGGCGGGCTACGATCCCCGCTACATGATGTCGGTATTCCGAAAGATGGCACGCCAACGCTGGTTTGAGGGTTCTGATATCCCGGTCTATTTAAAGACTCACCCGGAACTGGAAAGCCGTATCGTAGACCTCTCCCATCTCTACGCCACCTATGAGCTAAACCATCAGGAGCGTCCTATTAATCCGGCCTTTACCTATTTCAGGCAGCGCATGGAGGCCTTGTATGGCAATCCCCAGAGGATGAAGCGGGAGCTGCTCATACGCCTCTCTCATGAGCCGGACAACGTACCTTACCGATATTCTCTGGCCCTGATCTATAAGCGGTTGGGTGATCGCAGCAAGGCTGCCGAGGCTTACCAACAGGCCCTGAATCGGGACCCGTATAACGACATGATCAAACGGGATCTGGCTATCTTTTACTATGAATCGAACCGTCCGCAGGAGGCCCAGACCCTTTTCAAAGAGTTGCTGCAGCGCAATTCCCGGGATGAGGTCTCCCTGTATTATTTAGGGCTGATTCTCCAGGATCGCCGTCAGGTGGACGAGGCCCTGCCTCTTTTTGAAAAATTGCATGGCATCAATCCTGCGTTTACCGAGGTCTATTATAATCTGGGGGCCCTCTATGGGGAAAAGCAACGCCTCGGACCGGCGCACTATTATTTAGGTCTTCACAGCCGCATGGCCAAAGATCTGCCCACGGCCCTCTTTCATTTCCGCAAGGCTCTGACCTATCTGGGAGCGCAGGAGAAATACCACGATGAGGCCCAGGCCGAGGTCTTCCGCCTGGAACGGATGCGGGTGCGGGTTTCGAATTAA
- a CDS encoding FmdB family zinc ribbon protein gives MPIYEYQCQVCKAVSSFLILHRKEPFTPVCKRCGASNLSRVLSRVNVRLSEETRLERLADPARLGGLDENNPQSMARFMKDMAAATGEDLGAEEIDQMMEEAAGAGNGMGAEDMAGDDF, from the coding sequence ATGCCTATCTACGAATATCAATGCCAGGTCTGCAAAGCCGTCTCCAGTTTTTTAATTCTTCATCGTAAGGAACCTTTTACTCCGGTCTGCAAACGATGCGGGGCCAGCAATCTCTCTAGGGTGCTTTCCCGGGTCAATGTTCGCCTGTCGGAAGAGACGCGCCTGGAGCGCCTGGCCGATCCTGCCCGCTTAGGCGGTCTGGATGAGAACAACCCCCAAAGTATGGCCCGCTTTATGAAGGACATGGCCGCCGCTACCGGCGAAGACTTGGGGGCCGAAGAGATAGACCAGATGATGGAAGAAGCGGCGGGCGCCGGGAACGGTATGGGGGCCGAAGATATGGCCGGAGACGATTTTTAA
- a CDS encoding polysaccharide deacetylase family protein, translating to MRRTVLFFACLALAVWCGCESTAAQEPVGVPVLNYHRFGIAVADGMTVSTRVFEAQLQWLQDNGYIVIPLRVLVDYLRGEGSPPPSKSVAITADDGHKTVYTDMLPLVRRYNIPVTLFIYPSAISNASYAMTWAQLQELQQTGLFDVQSHTFWHPNFKHEKKKLKPEDYQRLVETQLVKSKVILEKRFGCVVDLLAWPFGIYDHELEQAARKAGYRAAFSIERRPASSVEGIMAQPRYLMTNSDGVKNFAAIISGKVVEKGHRTY from the coding sequence ATGCGTCGAACAGTCCTGTTTTTTGCCTGCCTGGCGTTAGCGGTGTGGTGTGGCTGTGAATCAACTGCGGCGCAGGAGCCGGTAGGCGTTCCGGTGCTAAACTACCACCGTTTTGGCATTGCCGTTGCCGATGGCATGACCGTAAGCACGAGGGTCTTTGAGGCGCAGTTGCAGTGGCTACAGGACAACGGCTATATTGTCATTCCGCTGCGGGTCCTGGTGGATTACCTGCGCGGTGAAGGTTCCCCGCCGCCGAGTAAGTCAGTGGCGATTACGGCTGATGATGGCCACAAGACAGTTTATACCGATATGCTTCCCCTGGTTCGGCGGTATAATATTCCTGTGACCCTTTTTATCTACCCTTCTGCCATTTCGAATGCCTCTTATGCCATGACCTGGGCCCAGTTGCAGGAATTGCAGCAGACCGGTCTGTTTGACGTGCAGTCGCACACTTTCTGGCATCCGAACTTTAAGCATGAAAAGAAAAAGCTGAAACCGGAAGACTATCAAAGACTGGTAGAAACGCAGTTGGTAAAATCCAAAGTCATTTTGGAGAAACGCTTTGGCTGTGTTGTCGATCTATTGGCCTGGCCTTTCGGGATTTATGATCACGAACTTGAGCAAGCGGCCCGGAAGGCTGGCTATCGGGCCGCTTTCAGCATTGAGCGCCGTCCGGCCAGTTCAGTCGAAGGGATTATGGCGCAACCCCGTTACCTGATGACCAATAGCGACGGGGTCAAGAATTTCGCTGCCATCATTTCCGGCAAAGTAGTGGAGAAGGGACACCGCACTTACTAG
- a CDS encoding putative glycoside hydrolase, giving the protein MKRLMEVVILIGVTCLSVVAQAYEGRVIDAHNQIPIAGAVVTLGDQAVRTDSEGVFRLEGSGENLRLRAPGYKTRELAPSELGNPHSEISLEPFKVTGLYLTVYGIASKKLREAALTVLERNRMNALVIDVKGDRGFIPFKIDLPLAEAIGAQKIILIKDIKATVADLKERGLYLIARIVVFKDDPLAAAKPEWAVKAKGGGVFRDREKLRWVDPFRQEVWDYNIAIAKIAAEVGFDEIQFDYIRFPDNRGTGYSQPANENSRTEAITGFLQAAYKALVPYNVMVAADIFGYVLWNANDTDIGQKIVPLVNAVDLVSPMLYPSGYQYGIPNYRNPVKNPYEIVYLSLKRAQERTGASPRQFRPWLQAFRDYAFGGGDFKEERMRLQINAAEKFGASGYMFWNPRNIYPTGEFGNRTDRVELQD; this is encoded by the coding sequence ATGAAAAGGCTCATGGAGGTGGTGATTCTTATCGGCGTCACGTGTCTGAGCGTAGTTGCTCAGGCTTATGAGGGCCGGGTTATTGACGCCCACAATCAGATCCCTATTGCTGGAGCCGTGGTGACTTTGGGTGACCAGGCGGTACGCACCGATTCCGAGGGGGTATTCCGTCTCGAGGGAAGCGGGGAAAACCTACGGCTGCGGGCCCCGGGATATAAAACCAGGGAGCTGGCCCCTTCGGAATTGGGCAACCCTCACAGCGAGATCTCTCTGGAGCCTTTTAAGGTGACCGGCCTGTATCTTACCGTCTACGGCATCGCCAGTAAAAAACTGCGGGAGGCGGCCCTGACGGTCCTGGAAAGAAATCGGATGAATGCCCTGGTCATAGATGTTAAAGGAGATCGGGGTTTTATCCCTTTTAAGATTGACCTGCCGCTGGCCGAAGCCATCGGGGCGCAGAAAATCATTCTCATCAAGGATATCAAAGCTACCGTGGCCGATTTGAAGGAGCGGGGGCTCTATCTCATTGCCCGCATCGTGGTCTTTAAAGATGATCCGCTGGCCGCAGCGAAGCCGGAATGGGCTGTCAAGGCCAAGGGCGGCGGCGTCTTCCGCGATCGGGAGAAACTGCGTTGGGTGGATCCCTTCCGCCAGGAGGTCTGGGATTATAACATTGCCATCGCCAAGATTGCCGCTGAAGTCGGTTTTGATGAAATACAGTTTGATTATATCCGCTTTCCCGATAACCGGGGCACGGGATATTCCCAACCGGCCAACGAGAATAGTCGCACCGAAGCCATTACCGGCTTCCTGCAGGCGGCCTATAAGGCTCTGGTGCCTTACAATGTCATGGTAGCGGCTGATATCTTCGGCTATGTCCTATGGAATGCCAACGACACGGACATCGGCCAGAAAATCGTCCCGCTGGTCAATGCCGTGGATCTGGTCTCGCCTATGCTCTATCCGTCCGGCTATCAGTACGGCATTCCCAACTACCGTAATCCGGTGAAAAATCCTTATGAGATCGTTTATCTTTCCCTGAAACGGGCCCAGGAGCGGACCGGCGCCTCGCCGAGGCAGTTCCGGCCCTGGCTTCAGGCCTTTCGAGACTATGCCTTTGGCGGCGGCGATTTCAAGGAAGAGCGGATGCGCCTCCAGATAAATGCCGCTGAGAAGTTTGGGGCCAGCGGTTATATGTTCTGGAACCCGAGAAACATATATCCTACCGGCGAGTTTGGAAATCGAACAGACAGGGTAGAATTGCAGGACTGA